The DNA window GAATGAGAATTCAGTGCGAGTAGGCTGCAACTAGCGGATCCACCTCCCCGGACCTTGGCGGCCGACCCCGCGCGTCATCCATGAGACGACGATCCTTGGGGAGCGATGGACATGGCCTTCACCGTGTTGCACGGCGACGACGCCGAGAGCATGATCATCCAACGACTTTTCAGCACGAGCATGGACATACATTCAACGCTCCAACTCGTCCAAGACGCCTCGACCACAAAGCTGCTCCACGAGGCGATCGACCGGCTGGACCATGCGATCAGCCAGGTCCGTATTCATGCGTTCGACGAACAGCGGGCATAGCGGCCGCAGCTTCCCGGGTTCGACGGCTCAGGGCGTGATCCAGAGACGAGATCGAGTCAAGGAGCGGGTCAGCGGGTCGCGGCTGGCGCGCGAGAGTGAAATCCGAGGAAGGGCCAGTCCATCCTGCGCAAAAATGCAAAATCTGATCCCCGGCTCGCGGACCCCGCGCAGCCGGTCCAGCCGGAACACCACGCGGCGCTGATACTGCCGCACAATAGCGATTCCGAGATTCGGTACAACGATCGCCTCCTGAACGCTTCAATCGTCAGCGTCAGTGTTAGCCTGGCGCGCTTTCAGTGGACCATCGACGGGGTGTGGCGGACAGGGCCGCAAGGCCCGGTCGGTCAGTCCGATGGCCCCTTTTCGAGGGATACGGCGACACAGCGGCCCCCCGGATGACGGTCCGGCCGGCCGCCCGGGGCTTCGCGGGCGTCGCCCGGCGAATGTCCCGGAACGCCCGGGCCGTTCGGCCCTGACCGTCTCCTGCCCGGCGACCGAGTCTGGAAGAAGCCTGATTCACGCACTGGAGAGGAGCACGACCATGACCGGACCCGTGGTCGTCGGCGTCGACGACTTCGAACACGGCGACCGCCTGATCGCCGTGGCCGTCCGGGAGGCGGAGCTGCGCGGCGTTGCGCTGTGGCTGGCCCACGCCTACCACGGCTACGCCCCGGTGACCCAGGGCGTCCCGCCGGGCTTCACACCCGAGCAGATACTGCGCGACGCAGCCGAGGAACAGTTGAGCGTGATCGCGGCGAAGGTCCGCGCGGAGCACCCTGACCTGCATGTGGAGATCGCTGCCATGTCCGGCCCGGCAGCTCCGGCCCTGGCACAGCTGGCGAACCTGGCCTCGCTGTTGGTCGTCGGCGGCCGGGGCCGCGGTGGCCTGACCGGGCAGCTGCTGGGATCGGTGTCGCTGGGCGTGCTCGCCCACGCCCACGGCCCGGTGCTGGTGGCACGCGGCTCCTGCGAGCGGGCCACGCAACGCGTCATGCTCGGCATCGACGTCGCCCAGGATCCGCGCACGGGCCCGGAAGTCCTGGAGTTCGCGTTCAAGGAGGCCGCCCGCCGCTCCGCCATCCTGTATGCCTTCTACGCCTGGGAGGACCCTGCGGATCTCTACGCCTACGGCGCGAAGATCTTCACGCACGCCCAGCACGCCGCGGCGCTGAAGCACGGCCGGGAAAGGCTGGAGACGGCGCTGGCGCCCTGGAAGCAGATGTTCCCCCGGGTACAGGTGACCGCCGATGTTGTGGCCGGGCTGCCGGCCAAGCTGCTCGTGGAAGCCACCGGCCTGGCCGACCTGGTGGTCATCGGTGGCCGCGCGCACGAGGGCAGGGACGGAATGCGAGTCGGCGCGATCGCCCACACGGTGCTGCACCACGCGGACTGCCCGGTCGCGATCATTCCCGAGAACTGACCCGTGCGAGCGCCCCGTAGCGGCCGGAAGGGCCGGTACGGGGCGCTTCCCTCGCCTTCACGCCGACCAGCACCGGGCAGCAGGCCTCGGACAGGGCGCGCATGGAGGTGGAGCCGATGGATCCGCCCGTCCGGCTCGACATCCGGGGTGCGGTCCGGACCGCGCTCGCGCCGTACACGTTCCTCGCACCCGCCAAGGACGTGATCTTCCTGTGGCGCAGGGCAGCCTGATCCCTCGGCTCGAACGAGAAGGGTCTTTCGGCCCGTCGCCCACAGGCAACTCGGCATTACCGTCGCCTCAGGACATCGATGCGTGCCACGGGAGGCTGGGCAGTGGCTGCCGCACCACTGAGACGAGCGCGACGGCGGGCCCGCACCGGCAGTGCCGTGCTCACTTTCGGCCGGCAGCGGTCAAGCGGAGACACCGAGCAGATTCTTGGAAAGTAGGGCCCAAAGACCCTTCTGCCCGCATCCGGGCCGCGGTGACGATCGAGTCATGACCGTGGGACAGCGCATGGAGCGCTTCACAGAGGCCGAGGCCTTGGACCTCGCCGCGACTGTACCGGTCGGCCGGATCGTCTACAGCCGCTACGCGCTGCCGGCTGTCTTCATCGTCAACTTCCGGCTGGACGGCCGCGACCCGGTGTTCCGGACCCGCAAGGGCTCGATGTTCGGCGCCGGCGTGGCCGAGACCGTCGTCGCCTTCGAAGTCGACCGGATCGACGAGGCGGCACACGAGGGCTGGTATGTGACCTTCCTGGGCCGCGCCAAGCTGATCACCAGCCCGGCTGAGCAGACCCGGCTGGCCGGGCTGGGCGTCGATCCGTGGGCGCCGGGCGAGCGGGAGCGCTACATCAAGATCGCGACCGAGAAGGTCGTCGCGCGGCGATCCCGCACCACCCCGACGACGAGCACGACGGGTGAGAGCCGGTGGCGGGAGTCCTGGGCGGCCCGGCACGGCACGCTCCTGGGACCGATGAGCCAAACACGGCGGCACGCAGTGCCCTGTCACGTGATAGCGGGGTCTGACGGACCGCGCCGGGAGAGGGTTCCGACGTTGCCGCATGTCCACATACAAACTCTCGGACACCATCACCGACGAGGCCGCCGTACTGCTGGCGGACATCCTGCCCACCGCCTACGAAGTCGGCACCTCAACGGCCGGGTACAGCCCGGCGACACCGCCGGAACTGATCAGGGACAGAGAGGATGATGGCCATGTATCGGAAGTGGCCGGCGGCACTGCTCGCCGGCGGCCTGCTCGGCTTCGCCGCCGCGGCCTACCCGGCCCTGTGGCGGGACCGCTGCTTGAACTGGGGCGCCCGGGACGACGAGGTCTCCCGGGAGATGCCCGGCGACAAGCTCCTGCCCGAGGCCCCGGTGGTGACCACCAGGGCGATCGGCGTCGCCGCGCCCGCCTCGGCGATCTGGCCGTGGCTGGTGCAGATGGGGCCCGGACGCGGCGGCGCCTACACCTACGACTGGATCGAAAACCTTCTCGGCCTGAACATGCACAGCGCGGACGAGATCGTCCCCGGACTCCAAACCCTCGCCGCCGGCGACGAGATCCCGCTCGGTGACAAGCTGCGAATGCGCGTCGAAGTCCTCGAACCCGAACACGCGATGGTGATGCGCTCCGATGACGGCACATGGGTATGGGCATTCGGGCTCTACCCCGAGGCCCCGTCGGCGCCGGGCGCCGGCCTGACCCGTCTGGTCAGCCGCAACCGGATCCAGGACCCGAGGACCGGCATGGTGGCCAGCGCGTTGTCCATGTACCTCATGGAGCCGGGCAGCCTGGTCATGGAGCGGAAGATGCTGCACGGGATCAAGGAACGGGCCGAGCGTCTTGCTTCCTGAGAAGGACCGTACGCCAGCCGGAACTCCTCCGAGCGATGTACACGGTCCAGAACCGGGTGAGGCTCACGACGGAATCCGGGCCCTTCGGCCTTGCCGCACAGGGGACAACGGCCGTTCCGTGGGACGCGGCGGCCGAGGCAGGCTGATATCAGGACCCGTCCCGGCGGTCGCGTCGGCCCTGCGAGGAGAAGCAATGACACACGTGTGGATAAGCACTTCGGAAGGCGACCTCCTGCGCGCCGACCAGGTTCGGCAGATCAACCTCGTCGAGGGCCTGCGCGTCGTGACCACCAGCGGCAGCCAGTTCCTGCTCGCCGAAGTCCAGGGACACGAGGCCACCTTGGCCGCCGCCCGCGCCCTGGCGACCGCGATGGCCGACGCGGCGGCGTCGTCCCACGCGGCCGAGATCGACATCTCGCGCGAGGGGGTCGGCTGGAAGGTGCACCTGACAGCCATGGCGGAGCAATCATGATGATGTGTCACGGCAGCGGCCGCGGCTGGATTCTCGGCTGGAACTAGATCCTGACGGCCGCCTGGTCGGCATAGTCACGCCGTCCGAACTCAGCCGGGCGCTGCGCTGGGCGCAGGTGAACCGGCCCTGAAACGGGGGCCTCGGGGTGGGTCCCCGGCGCCGACGTCCACCGCACGGCAAAACGGCCCGTACAGTACGGGCCGTTTTGAATCTGACAGCAAAGGAACCTGCAAGGTGGGCTCCCTTCGCCGGAACCCTCCGGCTCAGGTGGTGGAGGTCGCCTTCCAGCCTCGTCAGCCTTCCAGCTTCTCAGCCCGTCTGGTCACGCGATCCCGTTCCTTTCAAGATCGCATTCCGTGTCAGGCTCCCTCGCTCGCCCTGCAGGTCCACTCCTGACGTTAGTCCTTATCCGCGGCTCCACCAGGGCCGAAAGACCTGTTTCCAGACAGTCGGAGACCATCTGCCCCGGCCACGCCCGATCCGCACGTTCGAACCGGACCCGTTGATCGCCTGACCGCGCCGCTACGAGAAACGGACCAGCCCTCCCCACCTGCACGGACGACATTCTCGGCACCGACAGGGTTCTAGCCGCGAACCAGCCTGCGGAACGTCGCCATGATCGGCACGACGGCCAGGGCGGCGACGCCCACCGCGATCAGGACGGCGTTCCCGGCCGGGACGTGCGGCGCCGGGCTGCCGGTGAACGCGCGGTCCACGGCTGCCAGGGTCCCCGCGCACACGACGGCACCCACGGCGATACCGCCCAGGGCCACGAACCCAGCCTGCCAGGCGAACATCGCTCTGAGCTGCCGCCGCTCGGCCCCGATGCGGCCCAGCATGTGCACCTGCCGGCGGCGCTCCAGGGTGGACACCACCAGGGTGTTGATCATCGTGGCCGCGGCGAGCACGGCGATCACCGCGAGGATGAGGTTGTCACCGAAGTTGTTCATCGCGTTGTCTTTCTGCACCCGCGCGTCGGCGCCCTGCTTGTCGACCACCTGTACCCCGGGCAGTGTCGCCGCTACGGACTTGAGCTGTCCGGCGTCGCCGCCGTCCACCAGGATCCGGTTGTAGGCCGCGGCGGTGCCGGTGTGGCCGGTCGCGGCCGCCTCCGGGAGGAGGACGTCGCCGAGGGCGAGCGAGCGTGCGTAGATCGCGCTGACCGTTCCGGAGTAGGGCGTGCCGTCCGGGAGGTACACCTTGACCTTCGATCCGACGCGCACCTTCATGGCGTCCGGGGAGGCCTCCAGCGCGCTCAGGGCGATCTGGCCGGGCTTGAGCTCGGCGAGGCTGCCGGCGGTGACGCCGAGGTCGAGCAGGCCGCCGACCGGGCCGGCGGACAGGACCGCGCCGCCCGCGGACCGCAGATCCGGGTCTGACACCACCAGGTCCGTCGTCTCGACGCCGGCGACCGCCGTCACGCCCGGCAGCGCCCGGATCCGGTCGGCGGCCACGGCGTCCAGGCCGGGGCCTTCGAGGAGGTGCTCGGCGGTGACGGAGCGCGCGGCCTGGGTCGTCGTCGCGTGCGCGATCGTGGTGTCGGAGAACTGCACCGCGCCGGTCATGGCCACCGCCATGGCGACCGGGACGATCGCGGACGACGTCCGGCGCGGCAGAGCCCTTATACCGGCCAGGGCGAGCCGGGCCGACGGGCCGCTGCGGACGAGGGGACGCAGCACCGCGACGGACAGCCGGACGAGGACCGGGCCGAGCAGCGCGGCCGCGGTCATGCCGAGCAGCAGCATCGGCATCGCCAGGGAGAGCTGGCCGCCCGCACCGTTCTGGTTCATGGTGGCGAAGTCCAGGACGACGACGCCAGCCGCCACGCCCAGCCCGAGCAGCGTGCGGATCACGCCGGGCCGCCGCGACTCCGTCTGCCCCTCCCGCACCGCCTGCGCCGGGCTGACGCGGGACGCGCGGCGGGCCGCGGCCATTCCGCTGAGCACACAGACCGGCAGCAGGATCGCCAGCACGATCGGGATGACTCGGAGCTCGACCGAGGCCGTGGCGCCGGGTGGGAGGATCCCGTGGCCGGCCAGGATGTCGACGGCGGCGAAGCCCAGAAGCGTGCCCGGCAGGAAGCCGAGCAGGGTGCCGGCCAGCGCGATCAACGCCTGCTCTAGCAGGATCGCGGTGCGTATCTGCCCGCGTTTGGCGCCGATCGCGCGCAACAGGGCGAAGCGGCCACGGCGCATGTTCACCGACAGCGCGGTGGTACCGGCGAGTGCGAACAGGGCGGAGCCGATCAGCAGCGGGAACACGGCTGACGCGAACTCGTTGCCGGTGCTGCGGTCGATGGCGACCGTCGGGTCGGCGAGGTCGCCGCGGTCCGCGCCGGTGGCGATCGTGTAACCGGCGCCGCCGGGCAGGGCGGTTTTGATCCGGGCGGCGAGCGTGCCGGGACCGACACCCGGCGCGGCCTTCACCGCGACGAGGTCGACGACGCCCGGGCGGTGCGTTCCGGAGGGGAAGCCGGTCTCGCCGGTCGCCGCGGCGACGCCGGGCACCCGGGCCAGGTCGGCGGCCAGCGTCTCGGGAACGCCGCGATAGGCCGGGAGCGGCACGCTGATGTCGGCGCTGCGCACCTTGGTGTCGCCCGCCACGACGACGTCAGCGCTTGCCAGCCGGCCGGGCGACGCTGGGGTATGCGACCACAGGACGGACAAGGCGGCGATGATGAGGACGGCGGTGAGGGTGGCGGCTATCAGGGTTCCGACGACGGGGCCGGGGCGACGGCGCAGGCCTGCAAGGCGCCAGCTGCCGGTTTTCCAGCCGCCGGTCTTCCAGCCGCCGGTGGTCCAGTCGTTCGTCCCGGTCGCGCTCATCGGTCGCCGCCTTCAGCCGCAACCGCAGCCGCAGCCGCGCTGACGCCGGCTTTGCGCGCGCCATACGCCGCGCGGGCGTCCGCCCGGGCCCCGTACTCGTACAGCCGCGCGGCCACCATCGCGGGATCGGGCGCGGTCACCACCGCCTCGATCCGGCCGCCGTCCACGAAGACCGCCTGATCGCAGAAGCGCACGACCTGCGGGTCGTGGGTGACGATCACGACTGTCGCGCCGTCGGCGGTCTCCCGCAGCAGGCTCAGCACGTTGTGCGCGGTATAGGGGTCGAGCGCGCCGGTCGGCTCGTCGGCGAAGATCACCTCCGGCCGCGAGACCAGCGCCCGCGCGATCGCCGCCCTCTGCTGCTGCCCGCCCGACAGCTCCGACGGCAGCCGCCGCAGATGCCCGGCGGTCAGTCCGACGCGCGCCGCCGCGTCCGCGATCCCGTCCCGCTCCACCCGCCGGTGGCCCAGCCGCAGTGGCAACGCGATGTTCTCGGCGATCGTCAGTTCCGGGACCAAGTTCAGCCCCTGGAACACGAACCCGATCCGCTGCCGCCGCAACACCGTCTGTCGCCGATCGGACAGCGCCTCGAGGTCCTTGCCACACAGGTGCACCGAACCCGAGCTCGGCTTCTCCAGTCCCGCGGCGCACTGCAGCAGCGTCGACTTCCCGGATCCGGACGCCCCCAGCACGGCGGTGAACGACCCGGCCGCGAACGCGAGCGACACCCCGTCCAGCGCGGTCACCCGCCCGCGGCCCCGTCCGTAGTACTTGGTCACGCCGTCCAGACGGACCGGGGCGACGGGGTGTTCGTATTCGTATCCTGCGAAAGGCGCGCCAGTTGTGGTTGCGGTCATGGACTCCAGCATGATCGTCAAGCGTCGCCGAACCCACCGGGTACGCCACCGAATCCGGGGTGGGGTTAACCGGGGGGCCGGGGCAGGGGCGGCCGCAGCATCGGCCCGTGACGCGAGCGGCGCGCTCTACGAGTACCGATCAGCCACTCGGCCGGCACGGACGAGGTTCTCGGCAAGGACACCGCCATGCTCGTGGCGCTCAGGAATGCTCTTTGACGTAGCCCAGAATCAGTTCACTGATACCGTCTATCTCGTCGTCGGTCAGCTCGGGGAACACCGGCAGCGCCAGCACCGAGCCGGTGAGCGCGGCCGCGTTCGGGGCCGGCTCGGCGCGGTGCGGGTGGTGGTCGAACGCGCCGTGCTCGTGTAGCAGGTACGGGTAGCAGGCCATGGTGGTGACGCCGCGCTCCAGCAGGTGCGCGTGTAGACCGTCGCGGTCTGCGACCCGGATCGTGTACTTGTGGTGGGCGTGCCGGCCCGGTGCGTGGCTGAACGGGACGCCCACCGGTGAGCCGTCGAAGTTGCGGTCGTAGCGCGCCGCCAAGGCCGCGCGGCGGTCGATCCAGCCGTCCAGGTGCGGCAGCTTCACATCGAGGATCAGGGCCTCGAAGGGGTTGATCCTGCTGTTGAGGCCGAGCCAGTCGTGCCGGAAGCCGCCCGTCGAGCCGTAGGAGCGTAGGGCCAGGGCCATCTCGGCCAGTTGTGCGTCGTTCGTCAGGACCGCGCCGGCGTTGGACTGGCTGCCCAGGTGCTTGGTCCAGTTGAAGCTCACGGCCGATGCCGCGCCGACCGTGCCCACCGGGCGGTCGCCGTCGCGGGCGCCCAAGGCCTGGGCGCAGTCCTCGATCAGTGCGATGCCGTGCTCGCGGGCCAGGTCCGCCAGCGGGGTCAGCGGCAGTGCCTCGCCGAACAGGTGGACCGCGACGATCGCCACGGTCTGCGGTGTGATCGCCTCGGCGACGCGCGCGGGGTCCATCAGGTACGAGTCGGGGGCGGTATCGACGAAGACCGGCTGGAAACCGGCGCGGACGATGGCGGCGGCTGTGGCGTAGAAGCCGAAGTCGCACGTGATCACCTCGCCGCCGGGCGGCAGGCTGAAGCAGTTGAGCGCGATGGTCACCGCATCGGTGCCCGAGGCCACTCCCACCGCGTGACCGACGCCGGCGTAGCTCGCCAGCGATGTCTCGAACGCCGCCATGGCCCGGGCCGCTGCGTCGTCGTCGGCGAGGTCGAAGCCGCGCAGGGCTCGTTCGAACTCGGGGGCCAGAGCGGCGTGCTGACGACTGTTGGAATGGAACGCGATCAAGGTTTCGTCCCCCCGTGGCCTTGATAAAGGGCCTTAGTAAAGCCCTCTTACACGAGGGGGAGAGTACCTCAGAACACGAACATGGTCTAGACCTTGACCGGGCATCGGGCCCGTGGCAGCGTTTCTGTTCGAACCACCAGGGCACGGGGGGATTTTCAGCCAACTGATTCAGGCGACGCATGGCTTCGGCCTGCGCGCAAGGCTCCCCTGCGCCGACGACGTCGACCGAGGGGTCAGTCTTGACATCGCCCGACGAACTCAAGCTCTACGACATCGCCCGGCCCGGCAACCGAGCCGACCTGCCGGTCGTCGCACTCGACGAGGCGCACGCCCCGAACAAGATGCTCGCCCATCCCGACCTGGTGCGGAAGTTCGTCGCCGGCGAGGACTTCCGGCCGATCCACATGCGGATCGGCATCATGGGCGCCTGCAACATGCGCTGCAACTTCTGCAACTTCCACTCGCCGAACGAAGAGAACTTCTACGACCTGTTCTCCTTCAAGGACTCCATCCCCACCGCCAAGGCCTCCGGCCTGATGCGCGAGTTCGCCGCCACCGGCGGCCGCGCGGTGACCTTCTGCGGCAGCGGCGAGTGCACCATCCACCCCGGGTACACCGAGATCTGCCAGGCCGCGCACGATGCCGGCTTGCGGATCGGCCTGATCACCAACGGCTCCCGGCTCGGCGTGGACAAGGTCGCGGACTGTGTCGCCGCCACCCACACCTGGGTCCGCATCGGCATGAATGCGGGCAGCGAGGAGAACTTCAACCGGATCACCCGGGACCACGACCAGACCTACGCGACCTTCGGCGACACGCCCCGCCGCCTGCGCGACGCGGCCGTGGACCCCGAGTTCCGGGTGGGGTTCAACTTCGTGATCACGGCGGAGAACTACCACGAGATCCGGCCGGCCGCCGAGCTCGCGGCCCGCTCCGGCGCGCACTACATCCGGTTCGAGCCGGAGTTCTACTCGGCGCTCGGCCACCAGACGGTCGAGGACATCATGGCGGAGGTCTCCGAGGCGCTCAACGAGGTCGCGGGACTGAGCACCGAGGAGTTCGAGGTCTCCATCCCGAAGCTGGACCGCGGCCCGATGGACCAGGTGGAGGAGGTCGAGGGAGACTTCGAGCACTGCCACTACAGCCGGTTCGTCACGGCGGTCGGCGCCGACGGCAACCTCTACCCGTGTCCCCAGGTGCACCTGAACAGCCGATACCTCATCGGCAACGTCCTGGAGGACGGCTACCTCCAGGTCCTCGAAGGCGGTAAGCGCGCGGAGTGGGAGGAGAGCAATCCGCGCCGTACCGACCTGTGCAAGTCGTGCTTCTACCGCCCGCAGAACGAGCTTCTCGAATGGGTGAAGCGGGGCAACGTGCACCTCGACGAGGTCCTGGACACCTACGCCATCGAGATTCCGCGGACACTGCATGCCGACTTCGTCTGACGGCTTCGCGGCCTCGGCCTCGGCTCCGGCGCAGGCCGACGCGGGCGCGCTCGGGTCGCCGCTGCCGCCGGTGCCGCCGGTGCCGAGGCTGCATCCGCGGCCCGACCGCGGCGGGTTCGAGCCCTGGCGCCGACGCGTCCGCGCCGCCGTCGCCCGGCTCGCAGCGGCACCCGCCGACCTCACTGGAGCGCTTCAGGCCGAGCTGCTGGCGACGTCGACGGCAGCGGGCCTGGCGCATGAGACGTACCGGATCCAGGCGGCCGACATCGGATTCACCGCGGTTCTCACGCGGTCGCAGGAGCGGCCCGGACCCCTGCCCGGCGTCGTCGTGTGTCCCGGCCGCAACGCCGTGGCCGGCCAGGTCGCGGGAGCGGAGGCGCCGGACTTCCCGGACCGCGCGGTCGCGGCGCGGCTCGCCGAAGCCGGATTCCTGACGCTGACCCTCGACTACGGCTTCGCCGGCAGCCTGGATCCGGACCGGCTGGCCGGCCGCGACGAGGCCGCCGTCCTGGCTCATCAGTACGCTGCGATCGGTCGGCCGCTGCTGGGCATCCTGGCCCGCAACGCCGCGATCGCACTGCGCTGGCTGGAGGGCGACGGTGGCGCGCAGCCGGGTCGCGTCGGCCTGTTCGGGCACAGCCTCGGCGGCGCCGTCGCGCTGCACGCGGCGCTTTCGCTCGACCGCCCGGTGCCGGTCTGCACCGCGAGCCACCTGGGCGGGTACCGGATCCTCGGCTACGGGCATCCGGCCCTGCTGCTGCCCGGCATCGCGCGGCACGCGGACCTGGCCGACCTGTACGGTGCGCTGGCGCCGGCTCCTGTGCAGCTGCAATACGGGACGCTCGACCCCGAGCTCGACCCGGCCGACAGCGCGGCGGCCGGCGCGGCGGTCGCCGGGATCTACGCGGCGGCCGGTGCCGGCGACCTCGTCGAACTGCGCGAGCTGCGCATGGGGCACGGCACGTCGGTCGCGGACGCTGTCGGGTTCTTCGAACGCACGCTGGGCACCGACGACGCTGCCGGCACACAGAAGCGGCCGACTCCGATCGCCGGCGTCCGCATCCATTTCGACACCGCGATGCGCGAGGAAGTCACCGACGCGGTCGACGAGATCCTCGATTCCGGCATGCTGACGCTCGGGGCGAAGGTCGCCGAGTTCGAGAGGGAACTCGAAGCGTGGACCGGCGGGCCCACGGTGGCGGTCGACTCCGGCTCGGCTGCGCTGGAAATGGCGATGCGCCGGATCGACGTGGCCGGCCGCGTCGTCCTGACCCCGGTCAACACGTTCTACGCCACCGCCGCGGCCGCGCTGCGAGCCGGCGCCGACGTCGACTTCGTGGACCTCGAACCTGAGGGCCTGGGCATGGACCCGGACGCGCTGGCCGAACGGCTGAGCGTCTACGGATCGCGGGTCGCGGCCGTCGTCACAGTGCACATCGGCGGCTTCGTCTCCCCGGCGCTGCCCCGGATCATCGAGCTCTGCCACGCCCGCGGCATTCCGGTGATCGAGGACGTCGCGCACGCCTTCGGCAGCGCACTGGACGGCCGGCGGGCCGGGTCGATCGCCGACCACGGCGCCTTCTCCTTCTACCCGACGAAGGTCCTGACCTCCGCCGAAGGCGGTGCCGTCACGGCGTCCGACCCGGAAGCGCTGGACGTCATGCGCAGGCTGCGCGACCACGGTCGCACCAAGCCCGGCGCGACCACCCACGACTGCCTGGGCAGCAACTGGCGGATGAGCGAAGTCCACGCCGCAGTCGGCCTGGCCCAGCTCCGGGTGTTCGGTGAGCGGGTCGCTCAGCGCGCCGCCATCGCAGAGCGCTACGACGCGTGGCTGGCACAGGTCGGCGGGCTGCGAATCGTCCCGCCTCCGCCCGGCTGCTCGACCACTTGGTACAAGTACATCGCCGAGTTGCCCGAGGACGTGGACCGTGCGGCGCTGAAGGCGAGACTGCGCTCGCAGCACGGTGTGGCGCTGGCCGGTGAGGTCTACGACCTGCTGCTCACTGATCAGCCGATCTTCTCCGCGCTGCGTGCACCGGGCCGGTTCCCGCAGGCCGAGCGGTTCGCCGCGCGCCACATCTGCCTGCCGATCTACGCCGGCCTGTCCGTCGGGGACCAGGAACGGATCGTCGCGGCGTTGCTCAAGGAACTGACATGAGCGGCAGTCTGGCGGGCTCGTCGGTTCCGCTCGTGCGCCTGGGAGAGTGGTACAGCTCGCTCGACACCGCACCGGCGCCGGCGCCCGGCCTGCCCGAGCTGTCCATGGCGCCCGAGATCCTGGTCCGCAGCGACGCCAGACGGCTGCGGTCCCGAGCCGCGGTACCGGTCCCGGACCGGGCTTCGCGGGTCGAGATCCTGTCCCGGGCCTTGGAGCTGTACTTGCGGGGCGACGTCGAGGTCGGTGCCGAGGTCGGTGCCGAGGTCCAGTCGCCCGAGGATTTCAAAACCCTGATGTGGCAGGCGGCGGGGCTGTCGGAGGTGCTGGTCGACCGCTGGAGCGGCATGCTCGTCGACGAGCTGGCCGGACTGCACCAGCAAGCCGCGTCACAGGAGCCTGATGCCGCGGACGGTGTCCGGATCGGCCTTGTGTGGCTGCCCGGCAACACCTTCACGTGCCTGATCGCGGTGTTGGAGACGGCGTTGTCCGGAGCCGCCGTGTGGGTACGCCCCAGCACGCGCGAACCGTACTCCGCACTGCGCCTGGTCTCGGCGATGCTTCAGGCGGGGTGGCCCCGCGAGCTGGTCGGCTTCTATCCCTGCGCGCAGTCCGTGCTCCGGCCGCTCATCGCGGTGACGGATCGCCAGATCGTCTACGGGGGCGCCGATGTCTGTGCCGCCCTGCGCGACGTGCCGAGCGCCGTACTCCGGGGGCCGCTGCGGGTGTGCGCCGTCGTGCCGCAGAACGCCGATGCCGAATCGGCGGCGGCGTGGCTGGCTCCGCTGATCGCCTCGGACTCCGGCCGTTTCTGCACCGCCGTCCGCGCGGTCTTGTGCCTCGGCGAGCCCGACACGATCGCCAAGGCGCTGGCCTCCCGTCTCGACGCGATCCCGTTCGCGCCTTCCGACCCCGACCTTCCGTTGGCTGCTTTCCCTCGCCGGGACCGTGCGGCCGCGCTCGCCGCGTCGGTCGAGGGGATGCTCGGCGCGGGCGACATCCGCCTCACCGCGCGGCCGGTGCTCGGCAGCCACGACGGAACCGCGTTCCTCGCGCCGACGCTCTTCCTTCTCGAAGGCCGCGAAGACGCCGCGTGGGATGATCCTGCGCTCATGGGATACGAAGCTCCGTTCCCCGTGGCCTCCGTGCTGGCGGTGACGTCGCAGCAGGCTGAAACCCTGACCGCCGGCGCGGACGTCGTCCACCGGATGCCGGCGGCGGACTCGTGGAGCGTGCGATGACTACGACCACGA is part of the Catenulispora sp. GP43 genome and encodes:
- a CDS encoding pyridoxamine 5'-phosphate oxidase family protein — encoded protein: MTVGQRMERFTEAEALDLAATVPVGRIVYSRYALPAVFIVNFRLDGRDPVFRTRKGSMFGAGVAETVVAFEVDRIDEAAHEGWYVTFLGRAKLITSPAEQTRLAGLGVDPWAPGERERYIKIATEKVVARRSRTTPTTSTTGESRWRESWAARHGTLLGPMSQTRRHAVPCHVIAGSDGPRRERVPTLPHVHIQTLGHHHRRGRRTAGGHPAHRLRSRHLNGRVQPGDTAGTDQGQRG
- a CDS encoding ABC transporter ATP-binding protein, with amino-acid sequence MTATTTGAPFAGYEYEHPVAPVRLDGVTKYYGRGRGRVTALDGVSLAFAAGSFTAVLGASGSGKSTLLQCAAGLEKPSSGSVHLCGKDLEALSDRRQTVLRRQRIGFVFQGLNLVPELTIAENIALPLRLGHRRVERDGIADAAARVGLTAGHLRRLPSELSGGQQQRAAIARALVSRPEVIFADEPTGALDPYTAHNVLSLLRETADGATVVIVTHDPQVVRFCDQAVFVDGGRIEAVVTAPDPAMVAARLYEYGARADARAAYGARKAGVSAAAAAVAAEGGDR
- a CDS encoding FtsX-like permease family protein; protein product: MSATGTNDWTTGGWKTGGWKTGSWRLAGLRRRPGPVVGTLIAATLTAVLIIAALSVLWSHTPASPGRLASADVVVAGDTKVRSADISVPLPAYRGVPETLAADLARVPGVAAATGETGFPSGTHRPGVVDLVAVKAAPGVGPGTLAARIKTALPGGAGYTIATGADRGDLADPTVAIDRSTGNEFASAVFPLLIGSALFALAGTTALSVNMRRGRFALLRAIGAKRGQIRTAILLEQALIALAGTLLGFLPGTLLGFAAVDILAGHGILPPGATASVELRVIPIVLAILLPVCVLSGMAAARRASRVSPAQAVREGQTESRRPGVIRTLLGLGVAAGVVVLDFATMNQNGAGGQLSLAMPMLLLGMTAAALLGPVLVRLSVAVLRPLVRSGPSARLALAGIRALPRRTSSAIVPVAMAVAMTGAVQFSDTTIAHATTTQAARSVTAEHLLEGPGLDAVAADRIRALPGVTAVAGVETTDLVVSDPDLRSAGGAVLSAGPVGGLLDLGVTAGSLAELKPGQIALSALEASPDAMKVRVGSKVKVYLPDGTPYSGTVSAIYARSLALGDVLLPEAAATGHTGTAAAYNRILVDGGDAGQLKSVAATLPGVQVVDKQGADARVQKDNAMNNFGDNLILAVIAVLAAATMINTLVVSTLERRRQVHMLGRIGAERRQLRAMFAWQAGFVALGGIAVGAVVCAGTLAAVDRAFTGSPAPHVPAGNAVLIAVGVAALAVVPIMATFRRLVRG
- a CDS encoding universal stress protein, producing MTGPVVVGVDDFEHGDRLIAVAVREAELRGVALWLAHAYHGYAPVTQGVPPGFTPEQILRDAAEEQLSVIAAKVRAEHPDLHVEIAAMSGPAAPALAQLANLASLLVVGGRGRGGLTGQLLGSVSLGVLAHAHGPVLVARGSCERATQRVMLGIDVAQDPRTGPEVLEFAFKEAARRSAILYAFYAWEDPADLYAYGAKIFTHAQHAAALKHGRERLETALAPWKQMFPRVQVTADVVAGLPAKLLVEATGLADLVVIGGRAHEGRDGMRVGAIAHTVLHHADCPVAIIPEN
- a CDS encoding SRPBCC family protein, which gives rise to MYRKWPAALLAGGLLGFAAAAYPALWRDRCLNWGARDDEVSREMPGDKLLPEAPVVTTRAIGVAAPASAIWPWLVQMGPGRGGAYTYDWIENLLGLNMHSADEIVPGLQTLAAGDEIPLGDKLRMRVEVLEPEHAMVMRSDDGTWVWAFGLYPEAPSAPGAGLTRLVSRNRIQDPRTGMVASALSMYLMEPGSLVMERKMLHGIKERAERLAS